In one Phycisphaerae bacterium genomic region, the following are encoded:
- a CDS encoding CBS domain-containing protein has protein sequence MRTKIGADNLADPITAHIHADMVTLRENQTAADAVRAIRRMNISDKIVYLYVLDKNDRLVGVVPVRRLLGSDPGATIESIMVSPVMSAQTSSSVLEACEMLLNHRFLALPVVDADNRLQGVIDLSQFTDEVLTSAQQQMDSAFQLIGVHVALGRRVSSWRSFRDRFPWLLCNMASGVICAFIAGRFELLLSQVVLLAMFLTVVLALGESVSMQSMTITLQSLLGRQTGWGQILASARKEFTTSAMLGLGCGGIIGLTAWIWRGQPMPAIAIGGGICLSIITACFLGVAVPTAIHKMRIDPKVAAGPIVLASADIATLLFYFNLGYWLLSRRV, from the coding sequence ATGAGAACGAAAATCGGTGCGGATAATCTGGCTGATCCGATCACCGCTCATATTCACGCCGATATGGTCACACTGCGCGAAAACCAGACCGCCGCCGATGCGGTACGCGCCATCCGCCGGATGAATATCTCCGATAAGATCGTCTACCTGTACGTGCTCGACAAGAACGACCGCCTGGTCGGAGTAGTACCGGTGCGCCGACTGCTGGGCAGCGACCCGGGCGCGACCATCGAATCCATCATGGTCTCCCCCGTCATGTCGGCTCAGACTTCCAGCTCCGTGCTCGAAGCCTGTGAAATGCTGCTGAACCACCGCTTTCTGGCGCTGCCCGTGGTCGATGCCGACAATCGCCTCCAGGGCGTCATCGATCTCAGCCAGTTCACCGACGAAGTGCTGACCAGCGCCCAGCAGCAAATGGACAGCGCCTTCCAGTTGATCGGCGTACACGTCGCCCTGGGCCGCCGCGTCTCATCCTGGAGAAGCTTTCGCGACCGCTTTCCCTGGCTGCTCTGCAATATGGCCAGCGGCGTCATCTGCGCCTTCATCGCCGGCCGCTTCGAGTTGCTGCTCAGTCAGGTGGTGCTTCTGGCTATGTTTCTCACCGTTGTCCTGGCCCTCGGCGAGAGCGTCAGCATGCAGTCCATGACCATCACGCTCCAGAGCCTGCTGGGGCGCCAGACCGGCTGGGGACAGATCCTTGCCTCGGCCCGAAAGGAATTCACGACCTCCGCCATGCTGGGACTCGGCTGCGGCGGCATCATCGGCCTCACCGCTTGGATCTGGCGGGGTCAGCCCATGCCGGCCATCGCCATCGGCGGCGGCATCTGCCTTTCCATTATCACCGCTTGCTTCCTGGGCGTGGCCGTTCCGACCGCCATTCACAAGATGAGGATCGACCCCAAAGTGGCCGCCGGACCCATCGTCCTGGCATCCGCCGACATCGCAACCCTTCTCTTCTACTTCAACCTGGGCTACTGGCTGCTGAGCCGCCGGGTTTGA
- the hisD gene encoding histidinol dehydrogenase, which produces MPRIRVIRTTDPTAMADLATMRQSLLLDHLILDEPPQTKTVRDIIAEVRRRGDDAVSEITARVDHATVPPDQVRVPPERIARAQATTSPALRAAIQKAIEAVRQFQQSILLREPSPIQTDGLTLSLRVRPLRRVGVCVPGAAAPLLSSVIHSALPAQVAGVKEIAVVAPPRHNGDIHPTILAVCGQLGITEVYRMGGAQAIAALALGTRQVPRVDKIVGPGGMYVQLAKRYLYGLVDIDMFAATTEVLIIADRTARPAFVAADMLAQAEHNPGSAILLTDDESLLDKVLTELDRQLAALPTANAAAKCLEELGAIVIVRNMDEAAEMADQMAPEHLQIETANPRDLADRINAAGAVFLGHFSPESAGDYVAGPSHTLPTGGTARFWSGLSSLSFLRTNSMIEYTAEGIRRDAPAIDLIGRAENLEAHARSATIRAE; this is translated from the coding sequence ATGCCCAGAATCCGCGTCATCAGAACGACCGATCCCACGGCAATGGCTGACCTGGCAACGATGCGGCAGTCGTTGCTGTTAGACCACTTGATCCTCGATGAGCCGCCCCAGACAAAAACCGTCCGCGATATCATCGCCGAAGTTCGCCGTCGCGGCGACGATGCCGTAAGCGAGATCACCGCCCGCGTCGACCATGCTACCGTCCCGCCCGATCAGGTACGCGTTCCGCCCGAACGGATCGCCCGTGCTCAGGCGACGACGTCACCCGCCCTGCGGGCGGCAATCCAGAAAGCGATCGAGGCCGTTCGGCAATTCCAACAGTCAATCCTGTTGCGCGAGCCGTCGCCGATTCAGACCGACGGGCTTACGCTTTCCCTGCGGGTACGACCGCTGCGCCGCGTGGGCGTATGTGTTCCGGGCGCCGCAGCCCCCCTGCTGTCTTCCGTCATCCACAGTGCCCTGCCCGCACAAGTCGCCGGCGTCAAGGAAATAGCCGTCGTCGCGCCTCCCCGTCACAACGGCGACATCCACCCCACGATCCTGGCCGTCTGCGGCCAACTCGGCATCACCGAGGTCTACCGCATGGGCGGGGCCCAGGCCATCGCCGCGCTGGCACTCGGAACCCGGCAGGTTCCGCGAGTCGACAAGATCGTCGGCCCCGGAGGCATGTACGTGCAACTGGCAAAGCGATATCTCTACGGCCTGGTCGACATCGATATGTTCGCTGCGACCACCGAAGTATTAATCATCGCCGACCGTACCGCGCGACCGGCCTTTGTCGCAGCCGACATGCTTGCCCAGGCCGAGCACAACCCGGGCTCGGCGATTCTGCTGACCGACGACGAAAGCCTGTTGGATAAGGTCCTGACGGAACTCGATCGCCAACTGGCCGCCCTCCCCACCGCAAACGCGGCCGCGAAGTGCCTTGAAGAACTCGGCGCCATCGTCATCGTCCGCAACATGGATGAAGCGGCTGAGATGGCCGATCAGATGGCACCGGAGCACCTGCAGATCGAGACGGCCAACCCGCGAGACCTCGCCGATCGTATCAACGCCGCCGGAGCCGTCTTCCTGGGCCACTTCTCGCCGGAATCAGCCGGCGACTACGTGGCCGGACCGTCCCATACCCTGCCCACGGGCGGCACGGCAAGGTTTTGGAGCGGGCTCTCCTCGCTGAGCTTCCTGCGAACCAACAGCATGATCGAATATACTGCCGAGGGAATACGACGGGATGCGCCGGCAATCGATCTGATCGGCCGTGCCGAGAATCTGGAGGCCCACGCCCGTTCGGCCACGATTCGTGCCGAGTAG
- a CDS encoding metallophosphoesterase: MNRRIWGCAVLLATVGGNQAHAVDFTFAVWSDTHFGANDGGGYRDNSAEDIASLAGKPYPSQIGGTVGQIRFVLVTGDITENTAFAQYQDNDGMTDDDFISCINRWFTMPIYEITGNHDSYNEPGATQIRAAITGRHGNTSYSFDHQGVHFIGLDGWTSGDTPFHSSALPFLEQHMTGVPAQQPVVIFCHYTPRDPPHAQWDRFFNAVQGHNIILMCHGHEHYPRVGRWRGYDYLVTSDCKVVHGNQAFSVVRIRDTQLTGIGYDWYNNTWRTDALITKPITGIGPYIIVEPAGFAPATVWSVNPPTDHFTVRNGGGGTLNYQIVTQTAWITVEPTSGSSTGEPDDVSVTYHVEGLVPGDYQATIEVRDPLAFNSPVVLDVRLRVKPVPGDLDVDLDVDQEDFGRFQACLSGPGVAQNAPQCAGARLDGDGDVDADDVAIFRRCLSGPEIPADPGCAE; encoded by the coding sequence ATGAATCGCCGGATATGGGGTTGTGCCGTTCTGCTGGCAACCGTCGGGGGCAACCAGGCCCACGCCGTCGACTTCACGTTCGCCGTCTGGTCCGACACCCACTTCGGAGCCAACGACGGCGGCGGTTATCGCGATAACTCGGCTGAAGACATCGCCTCCCTCGCCGGCAAGCCCTACCCATCTCAGATCGGCGGCACGGTCGGCCAGATCCGCTTTGTCCTGGTCACCGGAGACATCACCGAGAACACCGCTTTCGCGCAGTACCAGGACAATGACGGAATGACCGACGACGACTTCATCTCATGCATCAACCGCTGGTTCACGATGCCGATCTACGAGATCACCGGCAACCATGATTCCTACAACGAACCGGGTGCCACCCAGATCCGCGCCGCCATCACCGGCCGGCACGGCAACACCTCCTACAGCTTCGACCATCAGGGCGTCCATTTCATCGGCCTTGACGGCTGGACCAGCGGCGATACGCCCTTCCACTCTTCGGCCCTGCCGTTTCTCGAACAACACATGACCGGCGTCCCCGCTCAGCAGCCGGTCGTCATCTTCTGCCACTATACCCCGCGCGACCCGCCCCACGCCCAATGGGACCGGTTCTTCAACGCCGTGCAGGGACACAACATCATCCTCATGTGTCACGGTCATGAACACTACCCGCGGGTAGGCCGATGGCGAGGCTACGATTACCTGGTCACATCCGACTGCAAAGTCGTGCACGGAAACCAGGCCTTCTCCGTGGTGCGGATCAGAGATACGCAACTGACCGGCATCGGCTACGACTGGTACAACAACACCTGGCGAACCGACGCCCTGATCACCAAACCGATCACCGGAATCGGCCCCTATATCATCGTCGAGCCCGCCGGCTTTGCACCGGCCACCGTATGGAGCGTCAACCCCCCGACCGATCACTTCACCGTGCGGAACGGGGGCGGCGGAACCTTGAACTACCAAATCGTCACCCAAACGGCCTGGATCACCGTCGAGCCGACATCCGGCAGCAGCACCGGCGAACCTGACGATGTCAGCGTCACCTACCACGTCGAGGGGTTGGTGCCGGGAGACTACCAGGCGACCATCGAAGTCCGCGACCCCCTCGCGTTCAACTCGCCTGTCGTCCTCGACGTCCGACTGCGCGTCAAACCGGTCCCTGGCGACCTCGACGTCGATCTGGACGTCGACCAGGAGGACTTCGGTCGGTTCCAGGCCTGTCTCAGCGGTCCGGGCGTCGCACAGAACGCGCCGCAGTGCGCCGGCGCGCGACTCGACGGCGACGGCGATGTCGACGCCGACGATGTCGCCATCTTCCGCCGCTGCCTCAGCGGACCGGAGATTCCGGCCGATCCCGGCTGCGCCGAATGA